The Girardinichthys multiradiatus isolate DD_20200921_A chromosome 24, DD_fGirMul_XY1, whole genome shotgun sequence genome has a window encoding:
- the LOC124861490 gene encoding uncharacterized protein LOC124861490, which yields MDLFWMVLLTVLVCSEAQNVKDVTGELGQNVTLTCSVTHNDIYWSMEIHNQFRIEIGKTFSLTFSSYDYEDFKSKFSMSGNQLVIRNFSAEDSRLYFCGMKKNSTVVLVDTFRLTSGVRPAGPTTSSTPSGPNMSTLSGPVAGWHTEPAVLGSFTLNAVLFVLVLALTCLHFKKKGCCCCCSVKDSAEYILDQQEMQNPQYEEIQLPPPRVPSECIYSKAQYPGFMPQH from the exons ATGGATCTTTTCTGGATGGTTCTGCTGACGGTTCTGGTTTGTTCAGAGGCTCAGAACGTGAAAGATGTTACTGGAGAGCTGGGTCAGAATGTTACTTTAACCTGTTCTGTGACCCATAATGACATCTACTGGTCCATGGAGATCCACAACCAGTTCAGAATAGAAATCGGAAAAACTTTCTCTTTAACGTTCTCCTCCTACGACTATGAAGACTTTAAATCCAAATTCTCCATGTCTGGAAACCAGCTGGTGATTAGAAACTTCTCTGCAGAGGACAGCAGGCTGTACTTCTGTGGGATGAAGAAGAACAGCACCGTGGTTCTGGTGGACACATTCAGGCTCACATCAG GCGTCCGTCCAGCTGGTCCAACCACATCCTCCACTCCATCCGGACCCAACATGTCCACCCTGTCTGGTCCTGTAGCAGGGTGGCACACAGAACCTGCTGTGCTGGGCTCGTTCACCCTGAATGCTGTCCTGTTTGTCCTTGTTCTTG CTCTCACCTGTCTGCATTTTAAGAAGaaaggctgctgctgctgctgcagcgtGAAGGACTCTGCAGAGTACATCCTAGACCAGCAGGAGATGCAGAACCCACAG TACGAGGAGATCCAGCTGCCTCCCCCTCGGGTTCCTTCAGAGTGTATTTACTCCAAAGCTCAATATCCTGGCTTCATGCCTCAACACTGA
- the LOC124861498 gene encoding V-set domain-containing T-cell activation inhibitor 1-like, whose protein sequence is MKVHSRRTLPWMFLLFLVDPGSFQGLVSEGFIGQSVLLPCTSSKSSAVDVFWRDKDDKVLLDIKKGKPDLGLQDLKFKGRVSSFPEEYQKGNFSIIMGNLELGDAGNYECTILIGTSSETIRIMLSVKERNSASCGSTRTNVLLLFVFSALSLMFYV, encoded by the exons ATGAAGGTCCATTCCAGAAG AACCCTGCCTTGGATGTTTCTACTGTTCCTTGTAGACCCAG GGAGCTTCCAGGGTCTGGTCTCTGAAGGCTTCATTGGACAAAGTGTCCTGCTGCCCTGCACCTCTAGCAAGTCTTCAGCAGTAGATGTgttctggagagacaaagacgACAAGGTTCTGCTTGACATCAAGAAAGGCAAGCCCGACCTGGGCCTTCAAGACCTGAAGTTCAAAGGTCGAGTGTCCAGCTTCCCAGAGGAGTACCAGAAGGGGAATTTCTCCATCATTATGGGGAATCTGGAGCTGGGGGATGCTGGGAACTATGAATGCACCATCCTCATTGGTACTAGTTCAGAGACAATCAGAATAATGTTGTCAG TTAAAGAGAGAAACTCAGCATCGTGTGGATCTACCAGAACAaatgttctgctgctgtttgtctTCTCTGCTCTCAGTCTGATGTTCTACGTCTAG